TCTCGAGGAAGTCGATATGCTCCTCCTCGGACTTCAGGATGGAATCAAACAGCTGGCGCGAGACATAGTCACCGGCGCTTTCGCAATAGGCCACGGCCTCCTTGTAGATCGGATGCGCGCGGCGCTCGGCCTCCAGATCGCATTCCAGGATTTCCTTGACCGTCTCGCCGATCAGCACCTTGCCCAGATCCTGCACATTGGGCAGGCCCTCCAGGAACAGGATGCGTTCGATCAGCGCGTCGGCATGCT
The window above is part of the Hyphomonadaceae bacterium ML37 genome. Proteins encoded here:
- the bfr gene encoding bacterioferritin: MKGDPKVIEHLNKALKLELTTVNQYFLHARMLKDWGFSRLAKVEYEESIDEMKHADALIERILFLEGLPNVQDLGKVLIGETVKEILECDLEAERRAHPIYKEAVAYCESAGDYVSRQLFDSILKSEEEHIDFLETQLGLIEKIGEDRYMQSQMGGHDD